The sequence AGATGGGGAGTGGATGAAGTACACAAAGCTTTGTTGGGCAGCAATATTGCAGAAGACTTATCAAATTGGCCACAAGGTACTCCTGTCATGTGCAAAGAAAATCAACCAGAGTTTCAACTTGCCAACGGAGATATTGGTCTTCTAATTGGAGAAAAAGAAAATCGACGATTATTGTTTCGTGTTTTTTCTGAAGAGCATAAGTTAACTACACGTTTTTTTCATCCTGCAAGATTAAAGGCAATTGAACCAGCATTCGCAATGACAGTTCACAAAGCCCAGGGAAGTGAAGCTGATGAAGTTATTTTACTTTGGCCAGATGAGAAATCACAATCATTACCAACCAACCAAGAAACATGTCAGTCAAAGAGCTACGAAGAAAGATTGCTTTATACAGCCATAACAAGAGCTAGAAAAAAAATTGATCTAATCACTAAATCAAACAATTAAGAGGATCTGAACTCAGAATACAAATTTAAATTCCTACAATGATGGCTTAAATGATGATAAATTAAAAAGAACCTTTAAAAAGGCGAGTCAACACAGCACGGTTATTTACCGATTGGACGTTGTCTGCCTGATTTGAAGGAGTAATCAGGCCAACTCCATCTAGATGACTAATACAAAAGCGCATGAGGACTTTTCATGTTATGTAGATCTCAACATGGAAAAGCTCAACGATTCCAAACCTGAAGGCCACTCAACTAATGATCAGCACTTAGAAGATAAAATGTCCAAAGATAAAGTTCTGCAAGAGAAAGCCGACTCCAGAAATATCATCAAAAACAATTTCGAAGGTTTCGGATTCAGTGATGCACTCCTAGAAACAATCAAATTGAAAGGTTACAAGGAACCTTCACCCATTCAAAAGGCGGCTATACCTGAACTGATGCTAGGGCGAGATTTGGTAGGACAAGCCCAGACCGGGACAGGTAAAACTGCCGCTTTTGCTCTACCGCTAATAGAACGATTAAAGAAGGAACACAAACATCCTCAGATTCTAGTGCTCACACCTACTCGTGAGCTGGCTATGCAAGTTGCAGATTCTTTCCGAGCATATGCAGCAGGTCATCCTCATCTGAAAATCTTGGCAGTTTACGGAGGTGCTGACTTCCGGTCTCAAATCAATACTCTTAAAAGGGGGGTAGACGTCATTGTTGGTACTCCTGGTCGAGTAATGGACCACATGCGTCAAAAAACACTTACTACAGCTGACTTGGAATGTCTAGTCCTCGACGAAGCAGATGAGATGCTTCGAATGGGTTTTATAGATGATGTCGAATGGATACTTGATCAGTTGCCGAATAAGCGTCAACTTATTTTATTCTCTGCAACTATGCCTTCTGAGATAAGAAGGCTATCAAAACGCTACCTTAATGAGCCTGCAGAAATCACCATCAAATCTTGCGCACAAGAAGCCCGGCTAATTAAGCAAAGCTTTATAACTGTCAAAAATACTCACAAGATTGAAGCTGTCAAAAGAGTGCTTGAAGCGAGAAGTGGTCAAGGTGTAATCATTTTTGTACGCACAAAGATGATTACATTAAGTGTTGCCGAAGCACTGGAAGCTTCTGGTCATGAAGTCGCTGTTCTTAATGGTGATGTCCCTCAAACCCAACGCGAAAGGACAGTTGAACGTCTACGAAATGGCAATATTAATATTCTTGTCGCCACAGATGTAGCTGCTAGAGGCTTAGATGTTGAACGTGTCGGCCTTGTAGTTAACTACGACATGCCGTTCGATAGTGAAGCATATATTCACCGTATTGGTCGTACTGGAAGGGCTGGTAGGAATGGTGAGGCCATCCTTTTCGTAAATCCCAGGGAAAGACATTTCTTAAGCAACCTTGAAAGAGCGGTTGGTCAACCTATTGAGCAGATGGCAATACCCAGCAATAATGATATTAATAAGAGCCGAATCGAAAGACTTCATGCACAGCTCTTAAAGGCTGCAAAGGAGGGTAGAGATCACGACGAAGAAACAACCCTTTTTAATGAGCTAATTAAAAACGTAGGGGAAGAACTGAAGATAGATTCGGACAAAATTGCTCTTGCAGCAATAAGTCTTGCTGTTGGGCCTAATCCTTTACTAGTTCATGAAGATGAAGATTGGTTAAAACAATTTGCCCAAGGCAATCGCTCAGACGAGCGTCGAGAAAAGCGCAATCACTCACGACGAAGAACTGATAGAGACACGCATCATTCTGACAACAACATGGAATCATTCCGAGTCGCTGTTGGTCATCGTGACAGAGTCAAACCTGGCAATTTAGTTGGTGCTATAGCCAATGAGACTGGATTAAAAGGGCGAATGATTGGACGAATTCAAATTTTTCAATCTCATAGTTTAATAGACCTGCCAAAGGGTATGCCAGAAGATATCTTCAAGGACTTAAAAAAACTTAGAGTCATGAACAGAGAGTTGCAGATAAGTCGAAACAGCCAACAATGATTTATTGCTATTAACAAGATTGAGCTCCTACTCCTTACTTTCTTGAACAAAAGAAGCATTATCTATATGCAAAACAACCAAATTAGATCCTGTTTAAAGAGCCAATATCCTCAAAGAAACAAAATGTTCTTTTTGTTCATTAGTTGCTAGCTGTCACTTTTAAACCGGCTTCCCTGTAGTTTGGTAATGCATCAGCTTCAGCTAACAGGCTCCAAACGGCTCGCTCCCAAAGCTTCAGCTTCCAGGCTCCAGCATTCAAGGACTTTCCTTTTCGGACCAATGCTTCACTGATCACATCCCATCAGTCCCTTTAGGAATGACCATTTACATAGGAAACCTGTCTTTCCAGGCAGAGCAGGAAGATTTAGTTGACCTCTTCAGCCAATATGGGGAAGTAAAAAAAGCCAGTCTTCCCCTAGATCGCGAAACTGGAAGAAAGCGAGGGTTTGCCTTCGTTGAGATGAGTCAAGATGCAGATGAGCAAAAAGCAATAGATGATCTTCAGGATGTCGAATGGATGGGTCGAATGATACGTGTAAATAAAGCTACACCTCGTGAAGGATCACGTGGTGGCGGTGGCGGTGGTGGTGGTGGACGTGGCGGTTATGGCGATAATGGCAACAATCGCTGGTAATTCCCAAAATCCTTATCAACTGCGAACTGAGAACTGAGAGTTCATCCAAATGATGGTCTCTCAGTTCGCTCTAGGTTTTGTTCAATAGAGCAAAACCTATCTTTTAAGATTTACTAGAATGTCTATTGGGATTAATTAGAGGCAATCGATTTCTTAAATAAAGAAAAAGGTCCCATCAAGCATCCTTTAGTAGAAATATTATTCGGCTTATAAATTCGAAAATAACTTCTCAATTCCAAGCTCTCAAATTTCTATTCGCACTGTGAAAAAGTGTCATTATCCAATCGCCATTCTTACTTAAATTAATAGTCAAAAGAATTTCTTCAATTCTATAAAATGATCAATAGCAAAACTTAATGACTATTCGAACACCATCATCAAAGAATCCGCTTCTTAGACTATTAAGCAATCTAAGGAGCTCTCGCCAACTAATTTTTGCAGCAACAACTTGTTCCATTTTAAACAAAATTTTAGACCTCGCTCCACCTGTTCTAATAGGACTTTCAGTCGATGTTGTCGTTCGCGAGCAAACCTCTTGGTTGGCTGGTCTAGGGTTTAAATCTGTTCCTAGTCAGCTAGGTATTCTTGCTTTTATTTCCTTCTTAATATGGAGTGCGGAATCTTTATTTGAATACCTTTATGGTTTTCTTTGGCGTAACTTAGCTCAAACGACACAACACACCCTAAGAATAAAAGCTTATAGCCACCTCCAAAAATTAGAGATGGCTTTTTTCGAAGGTGATAGTTCAGGGCGACTAATGACAGTTCTTAATGATGATATTAATCAACTAGAAAGATTCTTAGATCATGGTGCAAATCAAATCCTTCAATTAATAGTCACCGTTATAGTTGTCGGTGGAGCAATGGCAATTATTGCTCCAGGAGTTGCTTTTCTTTCATTCCTTCCCATCCCTTTTATTCTCTGGGGGTCAATTAATTTCCAAAAAAAACTAGCACCTAGGTATCGGGAGGTAAGAAATCGAGCAGGAGATATTGCAGCTCGGCTCAGCAACAATCTAGGTGGAATGCTCACTATTAAAAGCTTCACAACAGAGAGTTGGGAGTTAGAACGTATTAGAGAAGAAAGTGAGGCATACCGTAGAAGTAATCGCAAAGCAATAAAGCTTTCTGCCGCCTTCATACCTCTCATCCGTTTTGCAATACTTTTTGCATTTCTTTCAATCCTAGTAATTGGAGGATTGCAAGCCTGGAGAGGAGAACTAGCAATAGGCACGTATAGTTTTCTAGTGTTTATTACCCAAAGGCTTCTTTGGCCACTTACTACTCTAGGCAACACTCTTGACGAATACCAACGATCAATGGCTTCGACAAATAGGGTTTTAGATTTAATAGATACACCTATAACTATTTCAAGTGGATTGAAAAATATTCTGCCAAATGAAATAATTGGAACGATAGAGTTCAAAGAAGTTAATTTTAATTATAGTGATCGTTTAGTAATACTTGATAAGTTTAACTTACAAATACCAGCAGGAAAAACAATTGGAATAGTAGGCCCAACTGGTTCAGGTAAGAGCACCCTAGTCAAACTTCTACTCAGACTGTATAAGTTAAATTCTGGCGAAATCAAACTTGATGGGCATCTAATTGAATCCCTTAATCTCAAAGATCTTCGTCGCTGTATTGCACTTGTTAGTCAAGATGTGTATCTCTTCCATGGAACAATTGAAGAGAATATTGCCTATGGAAATAAAAATGTAAGTAAAGAAAAAATTATAAATGCAGCTAAATTAGCTGAGGCAGCAGAATTTATAGATTGTCTTCCAGAAAAGTACAAAACACTTGTAGGAGAAAGAGGGCAAAAGCTTTCAGGTGGTCAAAGACAAAGAATTGCTCTAGCAAGAGCAATTTTGAAGGATGCACCAATTTTAATTTTAGATGAAGCCACTGCCGCCGTTGACAATGAAACTGAAGCCGCGATACAACGTTCTCTTGAAAAAATAACAAAGAATAGGACTACTATTGTCATAGCTCATAGACTAAGTACTGTTAGGAATGCCGACAAAATTGTAGTTTTAGAAAAAGGAAAAGTCGTTGAAGTAGGAAGGCATGAAATGCTTTTAGATATGAATGGTTCATATGCAGACTTATGGAGGGTCCAGGCCGGATTACAAAGTAAAGATTTGCTCACTTAAGCAAAATAAAATCCAACTAATTATTAGGTTGAGATGCAGAATAGACAATTTATTAACGGAATTTATTCTTACCAGGTTCCCTATTAAATACAATAGATATTTAAATAAGAAATCTAAATGAAGTAATAGAGCGTTCAAATATATTTCTGACTTTAGTCCACCTAATCTCATTGGTACTCGCTGCAAGAGTATATAAATATCCTCGATCAACAACAACTGTTGCAAGCTCATGCCTGTCTCGATCTTGAAGGTGGACAGAGTATTCCAAATCGTAAAAAGTGTGATCAAAGTCCTCACGCTTATTTGCTGCAACCAAATCAGCCTCTCTACCTGTTCCTTCAGGCGCAATCACTTCTAGCATTAATCTTTCTCCAACTGCTTCAGGACTGCCAAGTTCCTCTAGTTCGACATCCGCCCCTACTTCTGAAACAACCAAACTAAGAGTTTCATCACTATTGATGAGATCATGAAAAACCACTTTTGGACCTCCACTTACAGCAACTCTGGTCCATCCATTGGGATAAAGAAATCCATAGCGCCCATCTGTACTTTGAAAGGAATTAAAGCCTGAGGCCAGGTTCCCTCCTCCACAGGAAGTCAAAAAAACAACCAGCAAAAGAGTCACTCCCAAACTCATCCAAGAACGAAAGGTTCCTAACATCATCAGCCAAATAGCTTTTTCTATTCTGCCGGAGTCTAGTAATTACTGTCAGAAGAATTGTGCATCCACTATCTAATCAACCCAACACCGCTTAAATTCTGTCCACATGCAGCAAAACCCTGAGCGGATTTACGCGACCACTTGCTCGACTTATAGAGCAATTTGAACAGTTACCTGGGATTGGTTCAAGAACAGCCCAAAGGCTTGCTTTGTATTTATTGCGTCAACCTGAAGAAAAAATTCTTGCTTTTTCTAATGCCCTACTAAATGCTAAAAGCCAAGTTGGACAATGCCAAAAATGTTTCCATCTCAGTGCTGAGCCCGAATGTGAAATCTGTAGCAACATTGAAAGGAACAAAGATCAACTTTGTGTAGTTGCTGAATCTCGTGATCTAATAGCGCTAGAACGAACACGAGAATACAAAGGGATCTATCACGTCCTAGGAGGACTAATCTCACCAATGGATGGCATAGGGCCAGAAATATTGCATATATCAAGCCTAGTCAAAAGGGTCGATAAGAACGATATCAAAGAAGTTATTCTTGCGCTTACTCCTAGTGTCGAAGGTGATACAACAAGTCTATATCTAGCTCGCCTGCTAAGGCCTTTTACTAAAGTAAGTCGTATCGCCTACGGCCTTCCTATGGGGAGTGAGCTGGAATACGCAGATGAAGTCACGCTAACACGTGCTCTTGAAGGTCGTAGGGCAATGGATTAACAACCAATGTCACAATTAAATTAAATGACTACTCAGAGTAGACAATCTCAATTTAGCCGCATTCCTCCAAAGGAGCGGTTACCCAAATGGATCAAACCATCTATTGGAAGAGTCTCGGAATTAGAAAAAGTACAAGGCCTTGTCAAGAAATATCGTCTTAACACTATCTGCGAAGAAGGGCGTTGTCCTAATCGTGGAGAATGTTATGCAGCAGGCACAGCAACCTTTTTACTTGGAGGGTCGATCTGCACTAGAAGTTGTTCATTCTGTCAGGTCGATAAAGGGAGTCCTAATAAAAATATCGACTACTTAGAAGCTGAACGAATAGCAAATGCTGTTTTTCAGATGGGTCTTCGTTATGTAGTCCTTACATCGGTTGCACGAGATGACTTATCTGATCATGGGGCAAGCCTCTTTTGCAAAACCATGAAGGAGATACGCAAACTAAATACTGAAATAGACATTGAAGTTTTAACACCCGATTTCTGGGGAGGTGGTGCTAACAAAACACACTCAATTAACAAGCAAAGAGAACGCCTAATGGAAGTGCTTCGGGCGAAGCCAGTATGTTTCAACCACAATCTGGAAACAGTTGAGCGGCTCCAAAAAGAAGTTAGGCGAGGAGCAACTTACACGAGGTCACTTGGTCTATTAAAAGCAGCGAGGGAGTTAGCACCAAACATCCCTACCAAATCTGGCCTAATGCTTGGGTTAGGAGAAACTAAAGAAGAAATAATAAAAACACTAGAAGACCTCAGGTCTGTGGATTGTCAATACCTAACTTTGGGGCAATATTTACGGCCTTCACTTGCGCATATTCCAGTAGCTCATTATTGGGAGCCCAAAGACTTCGTAGTTTTTGCCAGTGAAGCAAAGAAGCTAGGCTTCAAAAGAATAAATAGTGGACCATTGGTAAGAAGTAGTTATCACGCAGAAGAAAGCTAAATACTCAACGCATCCGAATCAGAGGCTTTCCAAAGCCTAAGACTTTTATGGAGAACCTCTTTGCATTCTGCAGACATAAGGACTCCAGCCCCCCCCCAAACCATCCTCAAGGGAAGATCCCTTGGAGAGGATCCAACTTCTCTAACCTTCTTAAATCCCCTCCTTAAAAAATAACGAACAAGGCGTAAGTGCTGATGTTCTTCATCACAAATAGCCAATAACCTAGCCTGTTTACAAGGTGTCTCTTCCAAAGCCCAAGCCATAGTCGCGGCCCAAATCAGATGTCCAACGCCCTCAGGTGCGTTGGAACTAACTCGCATAGTATCTAATTGCAATCCCTTTACTCCTCCATAAGCCCAAGCCTTCATTTCACCCAAAATCCGAACCTTGTTTGGATCTAACTGATCGGCAACAACAAGCCTTAATAACCACAGATTGAATGGGCGTGTCACCTTAAGACGAAGCAAAAGTCCTGCTTCCAAGGCCTCTCTTCCTAACTCTGACACCACAGATAAGGTCACAAGCTTTTTCTAGGAAATGTTTTTTGAGAGTTTTTAGATCTTTCATCAATCTGTCTTTGCCTCTCCGCAAAACGACCCCTGTCCTGATCTGTATATCGATCTTTACAGTGTGAGCATTGAACACCATGAATATAGGTTGAGGTCTGAAGTTCCTTTCGCGCCAAGGGCATTCCACAGGCATGGCACATGGTGTGCTGCCCAGGCTGAAGCTTGTGATTCACCGCAACTCTTTTGTCAAAAACAAAACACTCCCCATCCCATAGGCTCTCTTCCTCAGGGACTTCCTCCAGATATCTCAATATCCCTCCCTGGAGATGGTGCACATCTTTAAAACCCTTTTGGAGTAAATAAGAAGTTGCTTTCTCACAACGTATGCCTCCCGTACAAAACATAGCAATACGCTTTGGACCTCTTTGTTCGACAATCCAAGGCAAACTGGCATCTACCCAAGCAGGGAAGTCGCGAAAAGTATTAGTGTTGGGATTGATTGCACCCTGAAAGCTCCCAATCCCTATCTCATATTCATTGCGAGTGTCAATTACCAAAGTATCTGGATCACTAAGGTAGGTATTCCAGTTAAAAGGGTTTACATATGCGCCTACAGACTTAAGAGGATCTATCCCTGCTACACCCATAGTAACGATTTCAGACTTCCTACGCGCTTTGAAACGACGAAAAGCCTGAGTATCAGTCCAACTTACCTTGACTTCTAAGGTCATTCCGAAAACTGATTGCCGTAAATTCTCGAGCAAAGAAACAACCCCTTCGCTCGGTCCACAAATAGTCCCATTTACTCCTTCTCCAGCCAGCAGAATTGTCCCTCGTACTTGCCCTTGAAGAGCATTCTTAGTAAGCTGAGTCAATAAAATATCAATTGTCTCCTCTTCTATAGGAATAAAGCAATAAAAAGCTGCAACTTGAAGTTTATCAGCAGGAAGAACTTCTTCGGGATTCTTCATGAATTACTCAACTTCCAATTGGCCTTAACTCCAGCCTGAGATAGTAATTCTCGATCTGCTAAGACTTCTGGGTTGCTTGTTGTTAAAAGAGTATCGCCATAAAAAATCGAATCAGCTCCAGCCTGTAGGCAAAGTATCTGCCCTTCTCTACCTAACTGCTCACGTCCAGCGCTGAGACGAACACGGCTAAATGGCATCAAAATTCTTGCAGTGGCCACCATCCGCACCATTTCCAAAGGATCCACTGCGGCAACATCCTCTAATTGAGTCCCTTCTACAGCGACCAAGGAGTTAATAGGAACACTCTCTGGATGAGGCGACATAGTGGCCAGAATCCTTAACAACGAAGCTCTATCCGCTATAGATTCACCCATTCCAATAATTCCTCCACAACAAATAGTGATACCAGCAGCACGAACTCGATGCAATGTTTCTAATCTTTCCTGATAAGTACGTGTGGTAATGATCTTCTCGTAGTGCTCTGGGCTTGTATCTAAATTGTGGTTATAAGCCGTCAAGCCGGCATCAGCCAAGCGGGATGCCTGCTCATTAGTAAGCATTCCAGCTGTTACACATGCCTCTAGGCCTAGCTCACGAACTCCACGTACCATCGCTAGCATTGATTCGAAGCTTTGCCCATCACGAATCTCACGCCAAGCCCATCCCATACAAAACCTGTCAGCACCTGCATCTCTTGCAGCTTTTGCACGATCTAGAACTGGCTGAACATCAAGATCTGGCTGACCTGAAACATCACTACTGTTATGAATAGATTGAGGACAATAAGCACAGTCCTCTTGACATCCGCCGGTTTTTACAC comes from Prochlorococcus sp. MIT 1307 and encodes:
- a CDS encoding DEAD/DEAH box helicase, whose amino-acid sequence is MTNTKAHEDFSCYVDLNMEKLNDSKPEGHSTNDQHLEDKMSKDKVLQEKADSRNIIKNNFEGFGFSDALLETIKLKGYKEPSPIQKAAIPELMLGRDLVGQAQTGTGKTAAFALPLIERLKKEHKHPQILVLTPTRELAMQVADSFRAYAAGHPHLKILAVYGGADFRSQINTLKRGVDVIVGTPGRVMDHMRQKTLTTADLECLVLDEADEMLRMGFIDDVEWILDQLPNKRQLILFSATMPSEIRRLSKRYLNEPAEITIKSCAQEARLIKQSFITVKNTHKIEAVKRVLEARSGQGVIIFVRTKMITLSVAEALEASGHEVAVLNGDVPQTQRERTVERLRNGNINILVATDVAARGLDVERVGLVVNYDMPFDSEAYIHRIGRTGRAGRNGEAILFVNPRERHFLSNLERAVGQPIEQMAIPSNNDINKSRIERLHAQLLKAAKEGRDHDEETTLFNELIKNVGEELKIDSDKIALAAISLAVGPNPLLVHEDEDWLKQFAQGNRSDERREKRNHSRRRTDRDTHHSDNNMESFRVAVGHRDRVKPGNLVGAIANETGLKGRMIGRIQIFQSHSLIDLPKGMPEDIFKDLKKLRVMNRELQISRNSQQ
- a CDS encoding RNA-binding protein, which gives rise to MTIYIGNLSFQAEQEDLVDLFSQYGEVKKASLPLDRETGRKRGFAFVEMSQDADEQKAIDDLQDVEWMGRMIRVNKATPREGSRGGGGGGGGGRGGYGDNGNNRW
- a CDS encoding ABC transporter ATP-binding protein gives rise to the protein MTIRTPSSKNPLLRLLSNLRSSRQLIFAATTCSILNKILDLAPPVLIGLSVDVVVREQTSWLAGLGFKSVPSQLGILAFISFLIWSAESLFEYLYGFLWRNLAQTTQHTLRIKAYSHLQKLEMAFFEGDSSGRLMTVLNDDINQLERFLDHGANQILQLIVTVIVVGGAMAIIAPGVAFLSFLPIPFILWGSINFQKKLAPRYREVRNRAGDIAARLSNNLGGMLTIKSFTTESWELERIREESEAYRRSNRKAIKLSAAFIPLIRFAILFAFLSILVIGGLQAWRGELAIGTYSFLVFITQRLLWPLTTLGNTLDEYQRSMASTNRVLDLIDTPITISSGLKNILPNEIIGTIEFKEVNFNYSDRLVILDKFNLQIPAGKTIGIVGPTGSGKSTLVKLLLRLYKLNSGEIKLDGHLIESLNLKDLRRCIALVSQDVYLFHGTIEENIAYGNKNVSKEKIINAAKLAEAAEFIDCLPEKYKTLVGERGQKLSGGQRQRIALARAILKDAPILILDEATAAVDNETEAAIQRSLEKITKNRTTIVIAHRLSTVRNADKIVVLEKGKVVEVGRHEMLLDMNGSYADLWRVQAGLQSKDLLT
- the psbP gene encoding photosystem II reaction center PsbP, with the translated sequence MLGTFRSWMSLGVTLLLVVFLTSCGGGNLASGFNSFQSTDGRYGFLYPNGWTRVAVSGGPKVVFHDLINSDETLSLVVSEVGADVELEELGSPEAVGERLMLEVIAPEGTGREADLVAANKREDFDHTFYDLEYSVHLQDRDRHELATVVVDRGYLYTLAASTNEIRWTKVRNIFERSITSFRFLI
- the recR gene encoding recombination mediator RecR, with the protein product MSGFTRPLARLIEQFEQLPGIGSRTAQRLALYLLRQPEEKILAFSNALLNAKSQVGQCQKCFHLSAEPECEICSNIERNKDQLCVVAESRDLIALERTREYKGIYHVLGGLISPMDGIGPEILHISSLVKRVDKNDIKEVILALTPSVEGDTTSLYLARLLRPFTKVSRIAYGLPMGSELEYADEVTLTRALEGRRAMD
- the lipA gene encoding lipoyl synthase, coding for MTTQSRQSQFSRIPPKERLPKWIKPSIGRVSELEKVQGLVKKYRLNTICEEGRCPNRGECYAAGTATFLLGGSICTRSCSFCQVDKGSPNKNIDYLEAERIANAVFQMGLRYVVLTSVARDDLSDHGASLFCKTMKEIRKLNTEIDIEVLTPDFWGGGANKTHSINKQRERLMEVLRAKPVCFNHNLETVERLQKEVRRGATYTRSLGLLKAARELAPNIPTKSGLMLGLGETKEEIIKTLEDLRSVDCQYLTLGQYLRPSLAHIPVAHYWEPKDFVVFASEAKKLGFKRINSGPLVRSSYHAEES
- a CDS encoding rhodanese-related sulfurtransferase, giving the protein MKNPEEVLPADKLQVAAFYCFIPIEEETIDILLTQLTKNALQGQVRGTILLAGEGVNGTICGPSEGVVSLLENLRQSVFGMTLEVKVSWTDTQAFRRFKARRKSEIVTMGVAGIDPLKSVGAYVNPFNWNTYLSDPDTLVIDTRNEYEIGIGSFQGAINPNTNTFRDFPAWVDASLPWIVEQRGPKRIAMFCTGGIRCEKATSYLLQKGFKDVHHLQGGILRYLEEVPEEESLWDGECFVFDKRVAVNHKLQPGQHTMCHACGMPLARKELQTSTYIHGVQCSHCKDRYTDQDRGRFAERQRQIDERSKNSQKTFPRKSL
- the bioB gene encoding biotin synthase BioB, coding for MTLLDAKSYVSEEQILRHDWTLNEVKELLQQPLMDLLWQAQLVHRTANPGYKVQLASLLSVKTGGCQEDCAYCPQSIHNSSDVSGQPDLDVQPVLDRAKAARDAGADRFCMGWAWREIRDGQSFESMLAMVRGVRELGLEACVTAGMLTNEQASRLADAGLTAYNHNLDTSPEHYEKIITTRTYQERLETLHRVRAAGITICCGGIIGMGESIADRASLLRILATMSPHPESVPINSLVAVEGTQLEDVAAVDPLEMVRMVATARILMPFSRVRLSAGREQLGREGQILCLQAGADSIFYGDTLLTTSNPEVLADRELLSQAGVKANWKLSNS